A portion of the Pseudomonadales bacterium genome contains these proteins:
- a CDS encoding YajQ family cyclic di-GMP-binding protein: MPSFDVVSEVDLHALTNAVDQAERVITNRFDFKGVDCGFERKERTVMLHAEAEFQLQQMMDVLRGAITKCQIDPRAITEGEVQKSGKTVKQEVTLQHGLDAEMSRKLVKLVKDSKLKVQTAIQGEQLRVTGKKRDDLQQVIALLRTSDIGVPLQYENFRD; this comes from the coding sequence ATGCCATCTTTCGATGTGGTGTCCGAGGTGGACCTGCATGCCCTGACCAACGCGGTTGACCAGGCAGAGCGCGTGATCACGAACCGTTTCGACTTCAAGGGAGTCGATTGCGGCTTCGAGCGCAAGGAGCGCACCGTGATGCTGCACGCGGAAGCGGAGTTCCAGTTGCAGCAGATGATGGACGTGTTGCGCGGTGCGATCACGAAGTGCCAGATCGACCCGCGAGCGATCACGGAAGGCGAGGTGCAGAAATCCGGCAAGACCGTGAAGCAGGAGGTCACGCTGCAGCACGGACTGGATGCCGAGATGAGTCGCAAGCTGGTGAAGCTGGTGAAGGACTCGAAGCTCAAGGTGCAGACAGCGATCCAGGGCGAGCAACTGCGGGTGACCGGCAAGAAGCGTGACGACCTGCAGCAGGTGATCGCGCTGCTGCGGACGAGCGATATCGGAGTGCCGCTGCAGTACGAAAACTTCCGTGACTGA